DNA from Mesorhizobium sp. B2-1-1:
CCAGCAGCGTTTCGCGCATTCTTGCAGAGCTGACGTTGCGCCTCACCCCGACCCTCTCCCCGTGAAGAACGGGCATAGGGGGATAGCCAGCGGTGGAGCGTTTCACTTCCACCCGCAGCAGCTACAGCGCAGCTGCTGCGAAGGACGGGCAGGCGGATGAGGGGCGGCGCCGATGTCACGATTTTTCTTCCGGCGGCAATACCAGTTCGCGCTTGTCGTGGCCCAAATGATTACACAGCGCATCGACCACCACGCCGTGATCCTCGCGCTCCGGCAACCCGGAGACGGCGATGACGCCGATGACCCCGACACCCTTGACCGTGACGGGAAAGCCGCCGCCGGCCAGCACGTAGTCAGCAATATCCAGGCCCTCGCCGATCTTGAAAGTGCGGTCGGGGCGCTGCTGTTCCAGCACCATGCGGTAAGTGCTTTTCAGGAACCGCTTGACGACGTTGATCTTGCGCCGCGCCCAGTCGGGATTGGAAGCGTTCGAGCCCGGCATGGCGGCGTAGAACAGCGGCCGGTCGAAGGTCCTGATGTCGACTATGACCGGGAGATTCTCGGTGAGCGCCCTGTCGCGGATCGCGGACCCGACACTGAACGCGACTGCCTCGTCGAAGGCGGGAAAGACAAGGACTTCCTCCTGTCTCTTGATCAGAGCGATGTCTTCGGCAACGGCCATGTCGTTCCCCTTTCAACGTCGCCGCACGCTTTGACGGATGGTTGCCGCTGGGTCAAGCCCGGGTCAAGCAAGGAACGCGCCGTCACGTTCTAAATTGCCAAATCGGTTTTTGCCGGCCGACCCGCCACATAGACCTCGCGCACGGCGCGATCATCGCCCAGCGTCTGCAAGAGAAAGAGTTCCTGCGCCAGCGTCTCGACGGTCTCCATCCTGAGCCGCATCGACGACGTCGCCCTGGCGTCCAGCACGACGATATCGGCATCGGTGCCTTCCTCCAGCGTGCCGATCCTTTGCGCCACCGACAGCGCCTCGGCGTTGCCGCGCGTGACCTGCCAGAAGGACTGGAACGGGTTCAGCTTCTCGCCGTTCAGCGCGATCACCTTGTAGCCCTCGTCCATGGTGCGCAGCATGGAATAGTTGGTGCCGCCACCGACATCGGTGGCGGCGGCGATGCGGAGGGCTTTATCGCGGGTGCGGTAGCGCTGATAATCGAACAGGCCGGAGCCGAGGAAAAGGTTCGAGGTCGGGCAGAACACGGCTACGGAGCCGCTGTCCGAAAGCGCGTCCGCTTCCCGCTCCGACAGATGGATGCAATGGCCGAGCAGGCTCTTTCTACCCAACAGCCCGTAATGCTCATAGACGTCGGTGTAATCGCGCGACCACGGATAAAGCTCCTGCGTGAAGGCGATCTCGGCATGGTTTTCCGACAGATGCGTCTGGATGTGCAGGTCGGGGTATTCGCGGCATAGCGCGCCGGCCATCTCCATCTGCTCCGGCGACGAGGTGATCGCGAAGCGAGGGGTGATGGCATAAAGCTGCCGGCCCTTGCCGTGCCACTCCTTGATCAGCGCCTTGCTGTCGTCATAGCCCGATTGCGGCGTGTCGAGCACGCCATCGGGCGCGTTGCGGTCCATCATCACCTTGCCGGCGATGTTGAGCATGTTGCGGTCATGCGACTCGGCGAAGAAAGCTTCTGCGGAGGCCTTGTGCACGGAACAGTAGGCGGCAACCGTCGTGGTGCCGTGGCGCACCATCTCGTCGAGGAATAGCCGCGCGACGCGCCGGCCATGCTGCGCATTGGCGAACTTCGTCTCCTCCGGGAAAGTGTAGGCGTTCAGCCAATCGAGCAGTTCCGCGCCGTAGGAGGCGATGATCTGCATCTGCGGGAAATGCACATGGGCATCGATGAAGCCCGGAAGCAGCAGATGCGGCCGGTGATCAATCCTTCTCGTTGTCTCGCCTGCCTTCCTTTCAACATCGACGTAAGCGCCCGCAGCGACGATCCCGCCGTCGTGGATCAGCAGGCCGCCATCCTCCTCGTAGCGCCAGGCGGAATGATCATCGATGCTTTCAGGCCAGCGCACGAAGGACAGCGTGCGGCCACGCAGAAGTGTCGATGTCATGCTTATTTCCCCGCGCCTTCGAACCAGGCCACCAGCAGCGCCCGCTCCTTGTCGGTGATCTGGCTGACATTGGCGGGCGGCATGGCATGGCTGCGGCCGGCCTGCAGATAGATCTCGCGGGCATGCTCGGCGATGCCGGCGTCTGTATCCAGCATCACGCCCTTGGGCGCATGGTAGATGCCCTCGTAGACCGGCTCCTGTGAATGGCACATCGAGCAGCGGCCGAGCACGGTGTCGCGCACGGCCGGGAAATGGGCCGAAGCGATATAGACTTGCGCCGAGGCGGACGCCTTCGGTTCGCCGGTCAACACCTTCGGCACGGTGGACAACCAGACGATGATGAGGAACAGGACAAGGGCGCCCAGCCAGGTCCAGTGCGGGTTGCCGGCGCGCTTGTGCACGGTGTTGAAGTAGTGGCGGATCAACACGCCGATGATGAACACCAGGGAGGCGATGATCCAGTTGAACTCAGTGCCGAACGCCAGCGGGTAATGGTTCGACAGCATCAGAAACAGCACCGGCAGCGTCAGGTAATTGTTGTGGAGCGAGCGCTGCTTGGCGATCTTGCCGTATTTCGGATCCGGCTTGCGGCCGGCGATGAGGTCGGCAACGACGATCTTCTGGTTGGGGATGATGACCATGAAGACATTGGCCGACATGATCGTGGCGGTGATGGCGCCCAGATGCAGGAAAGCGGCGCGGCCGGTGAACAGATGGGTCAGTCCCCAGGCGATGAACACCAGCACGCAGTAGAGCACCAGCATCAGGCCTGTATCGCTTTTGCCCAGCGGCGAACGGCAGAGCAGGTCATAAACCACCCAGCCGACGCCGATCGTCGCCATCGACAGGACGATCCCGACCGGCACAGACATCGGCAGCACGTTGGGATCGATCAGGAACAGGTCGGCCCCGGCATAGTAGACCACGCACAGCATGGCGAAGCCGGACAGCCAGGTGGCGTAGGATTCCCATTTGAACCAGGTGAGGTGTTCCGGCATCTCGGCCGGCGCGACCAGGTATTTCTGGATGTGATAGAAGCCGCCGCCATGCACCTGCCACTCCTCGCCGAAGGCGCCGACAGGCATGCCCGGTCGCTGGCGCAAACCGAGATCAAGCGCGACGAAATAGAAGGACGAGCCGATCCAGGCGATGCCGGTGATGACGTGCAGCCAGCGCACGGCAAAGCTCAGCCAGTCCCAGAAAATAGCGAAATCCATCATTGAAGTCGTCCCTGCCGATGAAGCGACTTTACGGTGTGGCGCGCAAACGGAAAGAGGCGAGGTGTGCGATGACTTTCAAAAAAAATTGGAAAATACTAGGTTGCTCGCACACAGCTTGATTGAAAGCCCCTGAACCGCATGGCCTATCTCGACAACATCGCCGTCTTCGTCCGCGTGGTCGAGCTCGGCAATCTGTCGGCGGCCGGGCGCGACATGCGCATTTCGCCGGCGGTTGCTTCCAACCGAATCAAGGAGCTGGAGAAGCACCTTGGTGTGCGGCTGTTCAACCGCACGACACGACAATTGATGCCGACCGAGCATGGCACGGTGTTCTACACCGGCGCCAAGCAGGTGCTGGAAGCGATCACCGAGGCGGAGGCCGCGGTCTCGGCCCTTTCCGGCCAGCCGCGCGGCACCATCCGCGTGACCGCGCCGCTCGGCCTCGGCCGCCGCCTGGTCGCCTCGGGCATTCCCGATTTCCACGACACATACCCTGATATCGAGGTGCGGCTGAGGCTCTCGGACCACAATGTCGATATCATGAAAGAAGGCATCGACGTCGCCTTCCGGCTCGGTATCATCGAGGATTCCAGCCTCAGGATGCGCGGCATCATGGAATGCGAGCGGGTGCTGGTCGCGGCACCCAAATATCTGGAGGCGCGCGGAGAGCCGGCCGAGCCGCAGGAACTGATCAGCAGGAAGCACGATTGCCTGATGCTGCGCTATTCCGGCGCGCGCGAATATGTCTGGACCTTGCAGACGCCGAACGGACCGCAGAAATTCGAGGTGCACGGGCCCTATGATACGGACGATGGCGACGTGCTGACCGGCTGGGCGCTGTCGGGGCGCGGCATCATCAACAAGCCGCGCTTCGAGGTCGAGCCGTTCATCCGCGACCGGCGGCTGAAGATCATCCTGGCCGGCACGCCGCCTACGCCGGTGCAGTTCGCCGCCGTCTATCCGCACAAGAAGCTGCAGGACCCGAAGGTGCGCCTGCTGCTGGATTTCATGGCCGAGCGCTGCCAGCGGCTGATCAAGGACATACTGGTCGGCAAGTGAGCGGCTCCTGGCCCAGTCGCAAGGGTTGCCTTGCGCGAAGGCGAACTTAGGTTCGCGGATGCCGCCTCATGGCCGATGGGCTTTGCGCCGACTGACGAGCTAGCCACAATGCATCTCACCGTTTCGCTCAACATTGCCTCCACGACCGGGCAGGCCGGCGCGCTCACCTTCAGCGACTTGGCCGGCTTCGCGCAGCGGGCGGAAGCGGCCGGGCTGGACATGATTGTTCTCGACGATGCGCCGCCGGGCAGGGCCGGGTCGGGCAACCCGTTCGAAGCGACGACCCTGCTTGCCGCACTGGCGACCGTGACGAGCAGGATCGGGCTGGTCGCCACCGCGTCGATGGTTGCCCACCAGCCCTACAATCTGGCGCGCCGGTTCGCCTCGCTCGATATCATCAGCCACGGTCGCGCCGGATGGAACGCAACCATGGCGCAGGCGCCGAGCGAGGCGGCCAATTTCAGCCGGCCGGATGGATTTTCCAGCGACGAGTTTCGCCGCCGCTCCGAGGAATATATCGGCATCGTCCAGGGCTTGTGGAATGGCTGGGAGGCGGACGCGCTGTTGTTCGACAAAGACAGCGGCCGCTTTCACGATCCCGGAAAAATGCACCAGCTCGACCACAAGGGCGAATTCTTCGCCGTGCGCGGACCGCTGAACGTGGCGCGTTCGCCGCAGGATACGCCGGTTCTGGTCCTGTCCGGCCTGGCGGCAGGCGACCTCGACATTGCCGCGCGCACAGCCGATGTCATCCTGCTGGACGAAAGGCAGGCAGCGCGGCGCAAGGCACGCCATGACGAATTCAGGCGCCGCGTTTCCGCGTCCGGGCGCGAACCGAATGCCGTGAGGATATTGGCTGACATATCCCTCGCCGCCAACGGCGTCGCCGGGCTGGCCGACAGGATGGAGGAAGAATTCCGGGCGAACAATTGCGACGGATTCAACATCCGGCTGTCCGCGCACATTTCAGCGCTCGACGATTTCACCAATCGCGTTCTGCCGGAGCTGCGGCGGCGCGGCGTGATTCGACAGAGCTATGGGGGCACAACGCTGCGCTCGCATCTGGGACTCAGCGGCGGAGGCGACCGATGACCGCGCGCCAGATGAAGCTCGGCGCCTTTCTGTGGGCGACGGGCCACCATATCGCCGCCTGGCGGCATCCCCAGGCCCATGTGAAGGCCGGGATCGACATCGATCATTACGTCGCGCTGGCGCGCACGGCGGAAGCGGCGAAATTCGACCTGTTGTTCTGCGAGGATGCGGCCGGCCTGCGCGAAGCCGATGTCAGCATCGCCAGCCAGACCTCGCGTTCGATCGGCTTCGAGCCGATCAGCCTGCTTTCCGCACTCGCTGTCCAGACCAGCCGCATCGGCCTCGTCTCCACGGCTTCGACCAGCTACAACGAGCCTTACGGGCTGGCACGAACCTTCCTTTCGCTCGACCAGCTGAGCGGCGGGCGCGCCGGCTGGAACCTGGTCACGTCGGCCAGCCCGATCGAGGCCGCCAACTTCGGCGCAACGGGTCTCAGACCCCACGCCGATCGTTATGAACGGGCACGAGAATTCGCCGAAGTCGTCACCAGGCTTTGGCACGGCAAGCTCGGCGCCTCCGGCCATGACGGCCAGAGCTTTTCGGTGTGCGATCCACTCGATTTGCCGCGTTCGCCGCAGGGCGCCCCGGTCATGGTTCAGGCCGGCGCCTCGGATGTCGGTCGCGATCTCGCCGCTCGCACCGCCGATGTGGTGTTCACCGCAGCGCAGACTTTCGCGGAAGCGAAGGCTTTCTACGACGATCTCAAGGGCCGTCTGGCGGCCTATGGACGCGAACCGGACGACATCAAGATCATGCCCGGCGTCGCCCCGGTGGTGGCGGAAACCGAAGCGGAAGCGCGGGCGAAATACGAGGAGCTGCAGGAGCTGATCCCCGATGACGTCGGCGTAGCGCTGCTGTCCAGCTATCTCAGCATCTCCGATCTTCGGCGCTATCCGCTCGACGGGCCGCTGCCCGAATTGCCGGAGAGCGAAGGCATGAAAAGCCGGCAGGCCCTGGTCATCGAGCAATCGCGCCGCGACGGCCTTTCCATCCGCCAGCTTGCCCGCCATTTCGCCGGCGCACGCGGCCATTGGCGCATCGTCGGGACCGCGGTGCAGATCGCAGACGAACTCCAGGCCCGGTTCGAGGGCGGTGCGGCGGACGGCTTCAACGTCATGCCGTCATATTTCCCCGGCGAACTCGATGCCTTCGCCACCCTAGTTGTGCCGGAGCTGCAGCGGCGCGGCCTGTTTCGCAGGGAGTATGAGGGCCGCACACTGCGCGATCATCTGGGCTTGAAGCAACCGGTATAGCCGCGACGTGACCTTACCCGGCCGTCGTCCTATCATGCGGCATCTGACGTCCGGCATTTGACGCGGCGCCGTGATTGACCAGCGCCGTCATGATCTCGGCGGCCGCTAGCGCGGCAATGACGGATGGGCGCTTGTCTTTCACGGCGTCACCGCCGATTGGGGAAACGAGGCGGGCAAACTGCGCTTCCGTACCCTCCGCCGATTTCAGCAACCAGTTCCTGAACGTCGCTTTCTTGGTCTTCGAGCCGATCATGCCGACATAGGCGGTGTCGCCACGCTTCAGGGCTTCGGCGACAATCAGGAAGTCCAGCGCATGATCATGGGTGAGGATGGCGAAGGCGCTGCCTGCAGGCGCGTTGCGCACCTCGGCTTCAGGCATCGGGGTCAGCCGCGTCTCGATGGCTTGCGGCATTCCTTCAAGCGCGTCGGCCCGTGTTTCGATGACGACGGCACGCACAGGGAGAAGGGCGACCGCGGAGGCCAGCGCCTGGCCGACGTGGCCGCCGCCGAAAATGTAGACATAAGGCAGTTCAGCCTGCTCGATTTCCGCGGCCGAAATCAGCTCCTGCGCCAACGTCGCATCGACGAGGCGGATCGACACTTCGACACGCCCGCCACAGCATTGGCCGATCTCCGGGCCGAGCGCCACCTCGAGGATCACGCGGGTGTCGGGGCGGGTTTCTTCACCCTCCCCCTTAGGGGGAGGGTCGGACGGCAAAGTCGTCTGCGGGGCTGTGAACGCCACTCCCCCACCCCGTTTCGCTGAAGCCGCTTCGCGGCGTCCGCTCGCCGACCCTCTCGACAAGGGGGAGGGTGAAGAACCAAGCATCTGCCTAGCCTTGTCGATGGCCATATATTCGAGCTGGCCGCCGCCGATCGTGCCCGATGTCGCCGCTTGCGAGACAAGCATGAAGGCGCCCTTCTCGCGCGGCGTCGAGCCCTTCGTCGCCGCGACCTCGACGAGCGCGACCCGGCCGGCTTGGCCAAAAAAGGCTTTCAGGCTTTGCACAGTCGCGTTCATTTTCACATTCCCTGTCGGGAAATATAGGCCTTTTCGGCCTGTTTTGCACGTTTTGCCGGTGTCAGGCCTTCGCCTCTTGCTTCAGCCGCTCGATCGCCATCAGCACGCGTTCCGGTGTCGCAGGCGCATCGAGACGCGGACAGATCCTGTGGTCGGCGACGCTGGCCACCGCGTCAGACAGGGCATGCAGCACCGACATGCCGAGCGGGAAGGGCGGCTCGCCGACGGCCTTGGAGCGGTGGATTGTCGGCTCACCGGCCTCCGGCCAATCGGCCAGTGTCACGTTGAAGATCTTGGGCCGGTCCGACGCCAACGGGATCTTGTAGGTCGACGGCGCATGGGTGCGCAGCCGACCCTTCTCGTCCCACCACAATTCCTCCGTCGTCAGCCAGCCCATGCCCTGGATGAAACCGCCCTCGACCTGGCCGAGGTCGATCGCGCGGTTCAGCGAGCGGCCGGTCTCATGCAGGATGTCGGTGCGCTCGACCATGTATTCGCCGGTCAGCGTGTCGACCGAGACTTCCGAGCAGGAGGCGCCATAGGCGAAATAATAGAAGGGACGACCCTCGCCCTTATCGCGGTCCCAGTGGATCTTCGGCGTCTTGTAGAAGCCGGCCGCCGAAAGCTGGATGCGGGCCATATAGGCCTGCTTGACGAGGTCGGCGAAAGGTATCTCCTGGTTGCCGATGCGCACCCTGTTGGGCAGGAACAGCACCTGGTCGCGCGGCACCTGGTATTTCTCGGCGGCGAAATCGGTCAGCCGGTCCTTGATCTGGCGGGCGCCGTTCTGCGCCGCCATTCCGTTGAGGTCGGTGCCGGACGACGCGGCGGTGGCCGACGTGTTCGGCACCTTTCCGGTGGTCGTCGCGGTGATCTTCACCTGGTCGAGGTCGATCTGGAGCTCTTGCGCCACCACTTGCGCCACCTTGACGTTGAGGCCCTGCCCCATCTCGGTGCCGCCATGGTTCAGATGCACCGAACCGTCGGTGTAGACATGCACCAGCGCGCCGGCCTGATTGTAATGCGTGGCGGTAAACGAGATGCCGAATTTGACCGGCGTCAGCGCCAAGCCCCGCTTGATGAAGCGGCTGTTGTTGTTGAAGGCCGAGATCTCGCGCCGGCGCCTTGCATAGCTGGCGCTTTCTTCCAGTTCCCCAACGATGCGGTGGATGATGTTGTCCTCGACCACCTGATGGTAGGGCGTGACGTTGCGGTCGGCGGTTCCATAGAAATTCCGCTTGCGGATCTCGAGCGGGTCCTTGCCGACGGCGAACGCCACCTCGTCGATGATACGCTCGGCGCCGACCATGCCTTGAGGGCCGCCGAAGCCGCGAAAGGCGGTGTTCGAGACCGTGTTGGTGTAGAGCGGCGCCGACTGTGCATGCACAGCCGGCCAGAAATAGGTATTGTCGCAGTGGAACAGCGCGCGGTCGGTGACCGGGCCTGAAAGGTCCGCAGAAAAGCCGCAGCGCGCCGCGAACATGAAGTTGACGCCGAGAATATTGCCCTCATCGTCGAAGCCGGCCTCGTAGTCGATGAGGAAATCGTGCCGCTTGCCGGTGGCGATCATGTCGTCATCGCGATCGGGCCGGATTTTCACTGCCCGATGATGCTTCTTGGCGGCGATCGCGGCCAGCGCTGCAAACTGGTTGCCCTGCGTTTCCTTGCCGCCGAAGCCGCCCCCCATGCGACGCATTTCCACGGTAATGGCGTTGCTCGGCACGCCGAGTGCATGACCAACCATGTGCTGGACTTCGCTCGGATGCTGGGTCGAGGAATAGATAGTGACATCCTGATCCTCGCCCGGAACCGCCATCGCGATATGGCCTTCGAGGTAGAAATGCTCCTGGCCGCCGACGCGCATTTTTCCTTTCAGCCGGCGGGGGGCCTGACGGATCGCAGCAGCCGCGTCGCCGCGCTTCAGCGTCAGAGGCGGCGTGACGAGTTTGTCCTTGCTCGGATCAAGCGCGCCGATGTCGGTGACGAAAGGCAATTCCTCGTATTCGACCCTTGCCAGCCTGGTGGCGCGCCGCGCCTGCTCGCGCGTCTCGGCAATCACGCAAAAGATCGGCTGGCCGAAAAACTGTACCTCGCCGTCGGCGAGTACCGGCTCGTCATGGCGCCCGGTCGGCGAAATGTCGTTCTCGCCCGGCACATCCTTTGCCGTGAGCACGTCGATCACGCCGGGGGCGGCGCGCGCCGCCGACAGGTCCATTTTGGCGATGGTGGCATGCGTGGCCGTGGCCAAACCGAGGCAGCCATGCAGCGTGCCCGCCGGTTCGGGCATATCATCGATGTAAACGGCGCTGCCGCTGACATGCTTGTGCGCGGAATCATGGCGCTGGTCTGTGGCGACGCCGCCGACGATCTTTTCGGCCTTTAAATTGGCGCTGGCGTGCTTGTTCATCATGCCGCCTCGTTGCGCGACACCTGGAACGGTGCCCTGGTGCCGGTGGTTTCGACAAAGAAACGCAGCAACAAGTTTTTCGCCGCCAAAGCCCGATATTCAGCGCTCGCCCGCATGTCGGTGAGCGGCGTGAAATCCGTTGCGTATTCGGTCATCGCCGCCTCGACTGTTTCTTCGGTCCAGGGTTTGCCGAGCAGAGCTTTCTCGACCGCCGCAGCCCGCTTCGGCGTCGCCGCCATGCCGCCATAGGCGATGCGGATATCGGCCACGGTGCCGTCCCTGGCCAAGGTCAGAAAAAACGCGCCGAGGGCGGCGGTGATATCCTCGTCGCGGCGCTTGGTGATCTTGTAGACGCCGAACTTCGTTTCGTTTGCCGGAACCGGCACATGCACGGCCTCGACGAACTCGCCGGCCTGCCGGTCCTGCTTGCCATAGGCGATGAAGAAATCCTCGAGCGGGATCGTGCGCCGCTTGCTTCCACGGCGCAGCGTCAGCCGCGCGCCGAGCGCGATGAATGGCGGCGGTGTGTCGCCGATCGGCGAGCCATTGGCGATGTTGCCGCCGATCGTGCCCATGTTGCGCACCTGTTCGCCGCCGATGCGATCGAACAATGGCCCGAGCGCCGGGATGCGTTTCGACAGCATCGCGAAGGCATCGGAATAGGTGACGCCGGCGCCGATCGA
Protein-coding regions in this window:
- a CDS encoding LLM class flavin-dependent oxidoreductase, which codes for MHLTVSLNIASTTGQAGALTFSDLAGFAQRAEAAGLDMIVLDDAPPGRAGSGNPFEATTLLAALATVTSRIGLVATASMVAHQPYNLARRFASLDIISHGRAGWNATMAQAPSEAANFSRPDGFSSDEFRRRSEEYIGIVQGLWNGWEADALLFDKDSGRFHDPGKMHQLDHKGEFFAVRGPLNVARSPQDTPVLVLSGLAAGDLDIAARTADVILLDERQAARRKARHDEFRRRVSASGREPNAVRILADISLAANGVAGLADRMEEEFRANNCDGFNIRLSAHISALDDFTNRVLPELRRRGVIRQSYGGTTLRSHLGLSGGGDR
- a CDS encoding heme-degrading domain-containing protein, with amino-acid sequence MAVAEDIALIKRQEEVLVFPAFDEAVAFSVGSAIRDRALTENLPVIVDIRTFDRPLFYAAMPGSNASNPDWARRKINVVKRFLKSTYRMVLEQQRPDRTFKIGEGLDIADYVLAGGGFPVTVKGVGVIGVIAVSGLPEREDHGVVVDALCNHLGHDKRELVLPPEEKS
- the xdhC gene encoding xanthine dehydrogenase accessory protein XdhC, whose amino-acid sequence is MNATVQSLKAFFGQAGRVALVEVAATKGSTPREKGAFMLVSQAATSGTIGGGQLEYMAIDKARQMLGSSPSPLSRGSASGRREAASAKRGGGVAFTAPQTTLPSDPPPKGEGEETRPDTRVILEVALGPEIGQCCGGRVEVSIRLVDATLAQELISAAEIEQAELPYVYIFGGGHVGQALASAVALLPVRAVVIETRADALEGMPQAIETRLTPMPEAEVRNAPAGSAFAILTHDHALDFLIVAEALKRGDTAYVGMIGSKTKKATFRNWLLKSAEGTEAQFARLVSPIGGDAVKDKRPSVIAALAAAEIMTALVNHGAASNAGRQMPHDRTTAG
- a CDS encoding LLM class flavin-dependent oxidoreductase; protein product: MTARQMKLGAFLWATGHHIAAWRHPQAHVKAGIDIDHYVALARTAEAAKFDLLFCEDAAGLREADVSIASQTSRSIGFEPISLLSALAVQTSRIGLVSTASTSYNEPYGLARTFLSLDQLSGGRAGWNLVTSASPIEAANFGATGLRPHADRYERAREFAEVVTRLWHGKLGASGHDGQSFSVCDPLDLPRSPQGAPVMVQAGASDVGRDLAARTADVVFTAAQTFAEAKAFYDDLKGRLAAYGREPDDIKIMPGVAPVVAETEAEARAKYEELQELIPDDVGVALLSSYLSISDLRRYPLDGPLPELPESEGMKSRQALVIEQSRRDGLSIRQLARHFAGARGHWRIVGTAVQIADELQARFEGGAADGFNVMPSYFPGELDAFATLVVPELQRRGLFRREYEGRTLRDHLGLKQPV
- the xdhB gene encoding xanthine dehydrogenase molybdopterin binding subunit, which gives rise to MNKHASANLKAEKIVGGVATDQRHDSAHKHVSGSAVYIDDMPEPAGTLHGCLGLATATHATIAKMDLSAARAAPGVIDVLTAKDVPGENDISPTGRHDEPVLADGEVQFFGQPIFCVIAETREQARRATRLARVEYEELPFVTDIGALDPSKDKLVTPPLTLKRGDAAAAIRQAPRRLKGKMRVGGQEHFYLEGHIAMAVPGEDQDVTIYSSTQHPSEVQHMVGHALGVPSNAITVEMRRMGGGFGGKETQGNQFAALAAIAAKKHHRAVKIRPDRDDDMIATGKRHDFLIDYEAGFDDEGNILGVNFMFAARCGFSADLSGPVTDRALFHCDNTYFWPAVHAQSAPLYTNTVSNTAFRGFGGPQGMVGAERIIDEVAFAVGKDPLEIRKRNFYGTADRNVTPYHQVVEDNIIHRIVGELEESASYARRRREISAFNNNSRFIKRGLALTPVKFGISFTATHYNQAGALVHVYTDGSVHLNHGGTEMGQGLNVKVAQVVAQELQIDLDQVKITATTTGKVPNTSATAASSGTDLNGMAAQNGARQIKDRLTDFAAEKYQVPRDQVLFLPNRVRIGNQEIPFADLVKQAYMARIQLSAAGFYKTPKIHWDRDKGEGRPFYYFAYGASCSEVSVDTLTGEYMVERTDILHETGRSLNRAIDLGQVEGGFIQGMGWLTTEELWWDEKGRLRTHAPSTYKIPLASDRPKIFNVTLADWPEAGEPTIHRSKAVGEPPFPLGMSVLHALSDAVASVADHRICPRLDAPATPERVLMAIERLKQEAKA
- the guaD gene encoding guanine deaminase — protein: MTSTLLRGRTLSFVRWPESIDDHSAWRYEEDGGLLIHDGGIVAAGAYVDVERKAGETTRRIDHRPHLLLPGFIDAHVHFPQMQIIASYGAELLDWLNAYTFPEETKFANAQHGRRVARLFLDEMVRHGTTTVAAYCSVHKASAEAFFAESHDRNMLNIAGKVMMDRNAPDGVLDTPQSGYDDSKALIKEWHGKGRQLYAITPRFAITSSPEQMEMAGALCREYPDLHIQTHLSENHAEIAFTQELYPWSRDYTDVYEHYGLLGRKSLLGHCIHLSEREADALSDSGSVAVFCPTSNLFLGSGLFDYQRYRTRDKALRIAAATDVGGGTNYSMLRTMDEGYKVIALNGEKLNPFQSFWQVTRGNAEALSVAQRIGTLEEGTDADIVVLDARATSSMRLRMETVETLAQELFLLQTLGDDRAVREVYVAGRPAKTDLAI
- a CDS encoding LysR family transcriptional regulator gives rise to the protein MAYLDNIAVFVRVVELGNLSAAGRDMRISPAVASNRIKELEKHLGVRLFNRTTRQLMPTEHGTVFYTGAKQVLEAITEAEAAVSALSGQPRGTIRVTAPLGLGRRLVASGIPDFHDTYPDIEVRLRLSDHNVDIMKEGIDVAFRLGIIEDSSLRMRGIMECERVLVAAPKYLEARGEPAEPQELISRKHDCLMLRYSGAREYVWTLQTPNGPQKFEVHGPYDTDDGDVLTGWALSGRGIINKPRFEVEPFIRDRRLKIILAGTPPTPVQFAAVYPHKKLQDPKVRLLLDFMAERCQRLIKDILVGK
- a CDS encoding urate hydroxylase PuuD, with translation MMDFAIFWDWLSFAVRWLHVITGIAWIGSSFYFVALDLGLRQRPGMPVGAFGEEWQVHGGGFYHIQKYLVAPAEMPEHLTWFKWESYATWLSGFAMLCVVYYAGADLFLIDPNVLPMSVPVGIVLSMATIGVGWVVYDLLCRSPLGKSDTGLMLVLYCVLVFIAWGLTHLFTGRAAFLHLGAITATIMSANVFMVIIPNQKIVVADLIAGRKPDPKYGKIAKQRSLHNNYLTLPVLFLMLSNHYPLAFGTEFNWIIASLVFIIGVLIRHYFNTVHKRAGNPHWTWLGALVLFLIIVWLSTVPKVLTGEPKASASAQVYIASAHFPAVRDTVLGRCSMCHSQEPVYEGIYHAPKGVMLDTDAGIAEHAREIYLQAGRSHAMPPANVSQITDKERALLVAWFEGAGK